One window of the Anguilla rostrata isolate EN2019 chromosome 13, ASM1855537v3, whole genome shotgun sequence genome contains the following:
- the LOC135238389 gene encoding uncharacterized protein LOC135238389 isoform X2 — protein MHYQQDTVTSKTGRHVCRAKGPDGGWHGGWIWIHNVNTCNYEYGWSEKRATSFEVLVDPCGGSGVQWLSGGMNSNSVEIGQAVPWPWITYLVCSRKSNGIPGKLFNTRSGLLCHYGFENRGNRDGNFYTLVKKRCI, from the exons ATGCACTACCAACAGG ATACCGTGACGTCTAAAACGGGACGCCATGTTTGTCGAGCTAAAGGCCCAGATGGCGGATGGCATGGAGGATGGATCTGGATTCATAATGTCAACACCTGCAATTATGAATATGGTTGGTCTGAAAAGAGGGCTACCAGTTTTGAg GTGCTGGTGGACCCCTGTGGTGGCAGTGGAGTGCAGTGGTTGAGTGGCGGGATGAACTCCAACTCCGTTGAGATTGGCCAGGCTGTTCCATGGCCCTGGATCACTTACCTGGTGTGCAG ccGGAAGAGCAATGGCATTCCAGGGAAACTTTTTAACACTCGAAGTGGACTGCTGTGTCACTATGGGTTTGAAAACCGGGGTAACCGTGATGGCAATTTCTACACTCTTGTGAAAAAACGATGTATTTAG
- the LOC135238389 gene encoding SE-cephalotoxin-like isoform X1, which produces MMKSKRIFLSVLYLLLYSSFSTANLNPVVVTQVEKGINTNVKLLEGLGALGKLTVEEDAKTIQKVLEVFKKLGKIAYALGFVGALVGFILAFIPQENPILKFMKVQFSEVNRKLDSISLQINSLAEEMEWTVYASVYSNDENNIKNSWTKLREFIDSASAAQTEKEKTRLAERFTTFYENTGTESSVHNFHGYLTESNPASLNKNLLILVTEKSKGDFKTLVQFTAYFTSLMVTGLQLNLYYYALKGYDGKNKVREAVTQLNNVHTKIQDVLIDCADSFEIWAEKDVQQIGTKPLPDNKHLAYTIKEHLDKKFNWYNWTVIVHDKKDEEERTYGNSIKVIAQDKVVIHLLHREKGFTVHQGMKAQMEREWNSKGRLCQDKISQWPIIFQRRTMKYLEYIHERPDYAQTIDNELVKLKCLDLLEPILVYETYTVYLKSQKLVENHPCSDVNCNKGECRQIKDTSSGICKCEKMFYGPTCQGSIQDDIDYAAMESEVIGISYQPVPDLTAIYIGLQEMKEYVGALFNTLWQDIQWAQIFIKYNDVIDKFRYLAKVHNFLKNETMSQDQFVSEVESLFTKGNTFLYMMHKFDLMMQGTGFGDKSNILDLFRQSLLTEPLNQDDKSQSNPRTVCSKSYSERIDYFVRIMFAMEQEAVLGWQRYLLIKHESQKGVTPEALQYGPTAVKKMIRARALMRSDEYLKSVFKHYVSEQWSLFNRNGCGLLKAELLSNTYCEKPHHSTDQQEVPLTCQEDYQPFPKTVQCSKKQWSALPVCYTHPRRGSTTCKSENGTTVCTASCSSGWTIDDRQTSDTYRCTKQPCPSFAPRACNRCTKDSVCGDSEVCRNAKCVDGCSVFPCGLNARCSTTNHVQHCTCVSPWILWNGHDAHSYGCRYQNLRWEPCTSLDRIPQNTVTSKTGRHVCRAKGPDGGWHGGWIWIHNVNTCNYEYGWSEKRATSFEVLVDPCGGSGVQWLSGGMNSNSVEIGQAVPWPWITYLVCSRKSNGIPGKLFNTRSGLLCHYGFENRGNRDGNFYTLVKKRCI; this is translated from the exons ATGATGAAGTCCAAGAGaatcttcctctctgtgctctatCTCCTGCTATACAGCAGTTTCTCAACTGCCAATCTCAATCCAGTTGTTGTAACTCAAGTGGAAAAAGGGATAAACACCAATGTCAAACTATTAGAAGGTCTTGGTGCACTGGGAAAGTTGACTGTAGAAGAAGATGCAAAGACAATCCAAAAAGTCTTGGAAGTCTTTAAAAAGCTGGGAAAGATTGCATATGCTCTAGGTTTTGTTGGGGCATTGGTGGGTTTTATCCTTGCTTTTATCCCCCAAGAAAATCCCATTTTAAAGTTCATGAAGGTCCAGTTTTCAGAGGTCAACAGGAAACTGGACTCCATCTCACTCCAAATAAACTCTCTGGCAGAAGAAATGGAATGGACAGTGTATGCCAGTGTCTATTCCAATGAtgaaaacaacatcaaaaacTCCTGGACCAAACTGAGAGAGTTCATAGACAGTGCCTCTGCAGCACAAACGGAAAAGGAGAAGACCAGATTAGCTGAAAGATTCACCACTTTCTACGAGAATACTGGAACAGAGAGCAGCGTTCATAACTTTCATGGGTACCTGACTGAGAGCAACCCAGCCAGTCTAAATAAGAACCTTTTGATACTTGTCACTGAAAAGTCTAAAGGGGATTTTAAAACCCTTGTGCAATTCACTGCATATTTTACTTCCCTGATGGTCACTGGATTGCAACTGAatctttattattatgcattaaaGGGCTATGATGGTAAGAATAAAGTGAGAGAGGCAGTCACACAGTTAAATAATGTTCACACAAAGATACAGGATGTCTTGATTGATTGTGCTGACAGCTTTGAGATTTGGGCAGAGAAGGATGTGCAGCAAATTGGAACAAAGCCTTTGCCAGACAATAAGCATCTTGCATACACTATCAAGGAGCACTTGGACAAGAAGTTCAACTGGTATAACTGGACAGTCATTGTGCATGATAAAAAAGATGAAGAAGAGAGGACCTACGGAAACTCTATTAAAGTTATCGCTCAAGACAAAGTAGTAATACATCTCCTACACAGGGAAAAAGGGTTCACTGTACATCAAGGCATGAAAGCTCAAATGGAACGGGAGTGGAATAGCAAAGGAAGGCTCTGTCAGGACAAAATATCCCAGTGGCCCATTATTTTCCAAAGGAGAACTATGAAATATTTAGAATACATTCATGAACGACCCGATTATGCTCAAACAATTGATAATGAGCttgtgaaactaaaatgtttagACTTGCTTGAACCTATATTAGTTTATGAAACATATACAGTCTATTTAAAGAGTCAGAAACTTGTTGAAAATCATCCTTGCTCTGATGTGAACTGTAACAAAGGTGAGTGTAGACAAATCAAAGACACATCAAGCGGAATCTGTAAGTGTGAGAAAATGTTCTACGGTCCAACCTGTCAGGGAAGTATTCAGGATGACATTGACTACGCAGCCATGGAGAGTGAAGTCATTGGTATCTCTTACCAGCCTGTACCAGACTTGACTGCTATTTATATTGGTCTTCAGGAAATGAAAGAATATGTAGGAGCTCTGTTTAACACCCTATGGCAAGACATCCAGTGGGCACAAATATTCATTAAGTACAATGATGTGATTGACAAATTCAGATATTTGGCAAAAGTGCACAATTtccttaaaaatgaaacaatgtctCAGGATCAATTTGTCTCTGAGGTTGAATCCCTTTTTACCAAAGGAAACACATTCCTTTACATGATGCACAAGTTTGATCTAATGATGCAAGGGACAGGCTTTGGAGATAAATCCAATATCCTGGACCTTTTTCGACAATCTCTGCTCACAGAACCACTAAATCAAGATGATAAGAGTCAATCAAATCCTAGGACAGTATGCTCTAAATCCTACAGTGAGAGAATTGATTATTTTGTTCGCATTATGTTTGCTATGGAGCAGGAAGCCGTCTTAGGATGGCAGAGGTATTTGCTGATCAAGCATGAGTCACAAAAGGGAGTGACTCCAGAAGCACTGCAGTACGGCCctacagctgtaaaaaaaatgatacgAGCACGTGCACTTATGAGGTCTGATGAATACCTCAAAAGTGTGTTTAAACATTATGTATCTGAGCAGTGGAGCCTGTTCAACAGGAACGGCTGTGGCTTGCTCAAGGCAGAGCTCCTGTCCAACACTTACTGTGAGAAgccccatcacagcacagaccagcaggAGGTCCCACTGACATGCCAAGAGGATTACCAGCCCTTTCCAAAGACAGTGCAGTGTTCTAAAAAACAATGGAGTGCCCTGCCTGTGTGCTACACTCACCCTAGGAGGGGAAGCACCACCTGCAAGTCTGAGAATGGAACTACGGTCTGTACAGCCTCTTGCTCTAGTGGTTGGACCATTGATGACAGACAGACCAGTGACACCTACCGATGCACCAAGCAGCCCTGTCCATCATTCGCTCCCAGAGCTTGTAACAGATGCAccaaggacagtgtgtgtggagACAGTGAAGTGTGCCGCAATGCTAAATGTGTGGATGGATGCAGTGTCTTTCCCTGTGGGCTAAATGCACGGTGTTCCACCACAAACCATGTCCAGCACTGCACCTGCGTGAGTCCTTGGATTCTGTGGAATGGACATGATGCACACTCATATGGATGCCGCTACCAAAACCTGAGATGGGAGCCTTGTACATCCTTGGATCGCATACCACAAA ATACCGTGACGTCTAAAACGGGACGCCATGTTTGTCGAGCTAAAGGCCCAGATGGCGGATGGCATGGAGGATGGATCTGGATTCATAATGTCAACACCTGCAATTATGAATATGGTTGGTCTGAAAAGAGGGCTACCAGTTTTGAg GTGCTGGTGGACCCCTGTGGTGGCAGTGGAGTGCAGTGGTTGAGTGGCGGGATGAACTCCAACTCCGTTGAGATTGGCCAGGCTGTTCCATGGCCCTGGATCACTTACCTGGTGTGCAG ccGGAAGAGCAATGGCATTCCAGGGAAACTTTTTAACACTCGAAGTGGACTGCTGTGTCACTATGGGTTTGAAAACCGGGGTAACCGTGATGGCAATTTCTACACTCTTGTGAAAAAACGATGTATTTAG